A part of Microbacterium terregens genomic DNA contains:
- a CDS encoding L-serine ammonia-lyase, iron-sulfur-dependent, subunit alpha, whose product MSAYVSAFELFSIGIGPSSSHTVGPMRAARDFAVLLRRAGLLDSVARVTCTLYGSLGATGIGHGTPDAIVGGLQGLSPESVDPDAVRAAWTQWPAGRQLALDGTHPVPFEKADVVFAPRTRLPGHPNALTLEAWTSARPREIDDGAQRAAAGIRTTGTAAVAARVQESDEGLVLRETYYSIGGGFIRREGEPPRVATSAFPLAFDSAEALLQLCDERGITIAEAARMNEEALRSDEEIAAGLDAIWDAMAACVEAGLYHDGVLPGMLKVKRRASAIRAQLEEAEHDGRRELPGEWLGAFALAVNEENAAGGRVVTAPTNGAAGILPAVAMYWWRFLADSGLGAGNAVTPYGELVGSALMGFAGRQQLGPIVPDVIDEELIADANRRRGIRRFLLTATALGSLFKANASISGAEGGCQAEVGSACAMAAGGLTAVMGGTNRQIENAAEIAMEHHLGLTCDPVGGLVQIPCIERNAIAASTAVTAARLALRGDGSHYVSLDAVVETMRQTGIDMSHKYKETSEGGLAVNVIEC is encoded by the coding sequence GTGAGCGCCTACGTCTCCGCGTTCGAGCTGTTCTCCATCGGCATCGGACCCTCGAGCTCCCACACGGTCGGCCCGATGCGGGCCGCGCGTGATTTCGCCGTGCTCCTGCGCAGGGCCGGGCTCCTGGACTCCGTGGCGCGCGTGACGTGCACCCTGTACGGATCCCTGGGTGCGACCGGCATCGGACACGGCACGCCGGATGCCATCGTGGGCGGGCTCCAGGGGCTGTCGCCCGAGAGCGTCGATCCGGATGCTGTGCGCGCGGCGTGGACGCAATGGCCGGCCGGTCGGCAGCTCGCGCTGGACGGCACGCACCCGGTCCCCTTCGAGAAAGCCGACGTCGTCTTCGCTCCTCGGACCCGGCTGCCCGGACATCCGAACGCGCTGACGCTGGAGGCCTGGACGAGCGCTCGGCCGCGCGAGATCGATGACGGGGCGCAGCGGGCGGCAGCCGGCATCCGGACCACCGGAACCGCTGCCGTCGCGGCACGCGTGCAGGAGAGCGACGAGGGCCTCGTGCTCCGTGAGACCTATTACTCGATCGGCGGCGGCTTCATCCGCCGCGAGGGCGAGCCGCCGCGTGTTGCCACCAGCGCCTTCCCGCTCGCGTTCGACAGCGCCGAGGCGCTGCTCCAGCTCTGCGACGAGCGTGGAATCACGATCGCCGAGGCCGCCCGCATGAATGAGGAGGCGCTGCGCAGCGACGAGGAGATCGCCGCCGGACTGGACGCGATCTGGGACGCGATGGCGGCCTGCGTGGAAGCGGGGCTGTATCACGACGGTGTGCTGCCGGGCATGCTCAAGGTGAAGCGGCGCGCGTCGGCGATTCGCGCGCAGCTCGAGGAGGCCGAGCACGACGGCCGGCGCGAGCTGCCGGGGGAGTGGCTCGGCGCCTTCGCGCTCGCGGTCAACGAGGAGAACGCCGCCGGCGGCCGCGTCGTCACCGCGCCGACGAACGGTGCGGCCGGCATCCTTCCCGCCGTCGCGATGTACTGGTGGCGCTTCCTGGCGGACTCGGGCCTCGGCGCCGGCAACGCGGTCACTCCGTATGGCGAGCTGGTCGGCAGCGCCTTGATGGGATTCGCCGGGCGGCAGCAGCTCGGACCAATCGTGCCCGACGTCATCGACGAAGAGCTCATCGCCGACGCGAACCGGCGACGCGGCATCCGTCGGTTCCTGCTCACCGCGACCGCTCTCGGCTCGCTGTTCAAGGCGAACGCGTCGATCTCGGGTGCCGAGGGCGGGTGCCAGGCCGAGGTGGGCTCGGCGTGCGCCATGGCCGCCGGTGGCCTGACCGCCGTGATGGGCGGAACGAACCGGCAGATCGAGAACGCCGCCGAGATCGCGATGGAGCACCATCTGGGCCTCACGTGCGACCCCGTGGGCGGGCTCGTGCAGATCCCGTGCATCGAACGCAATGCGATCGCCGCGTCCACGGCCGTCACGGCAGCACGGCTCGCGCTGCGCGGCGACGGGAGTCACTACGTCTCGCTGGACGCCGTCGTCGAGACCATGCGACAGACCGGCATCGACATGTCGCACAAGTACAAGGAGACCAGCGAGGGCGGGCTCGCCGTGAACGTCATCGAGTGCTGA
- a CDS encoding Hsp20/alpha crystallin family protein produces the protein MAAYDPFRELDRFASTLFDTRRGPRRMPMDLYRDGDHYVLTADLPGIDPGSVDIDVDGQLLTIRAERTLAGGEGVKWITREREAASFLRQLNLGQGVDTGNIAATYSNGVLNVTIPVSEKAKPRKIEVSSDSSSPVIQAHEGSDAPQPVEQ, from the coding sequence ATGGCCGCTTACGACCCCTTCCGTGAACTCGACCGCTTCGCGTCGACTCTGTTCGACACGCGCCGCGGGCCACGCCGCATGCCGATGGATCTGTACCGCGACGGGGACCACTACGTGCTCACCGCTGACCTGCCCGGCATCGACCCGGGATCGGTGGACATCGACGTCGATGGTCAGCTGCTGACGATCCGCGCCGAGCGCACGCTCGCCGGGGGCGAGGGCGTCAAGTGGATCACACGCGAGCGCGAAGCGGCGAGCTTTCTGCGCCAGCTGAACCTCGGGCAGGGTGTCGACACCGGGAACATCGCCGCGACATACAGCAACGGCGTGCTCAACGTCACGATTCCGGTGAGCGAGAAGGCGAAGCCCCGCAAGATCGAGGTCTCCAGTGACAGCTCGTCGCCGGTGATTCAGGCCCACGAGGGCTCGGACGCGCCGCAGCCGGTCGAGCAGTAG
- a CDS encoding methylmalonyl-CoA epimerase, which translates to MRLVQVAVHADDLDRATEFYTVLLDAPPLARFDPGLVFFDLDGVRLLLDRNAPTSLLYLHVENVHDTLDKLDGLADLVSPPHVIFSHHDETLGPAGHDEWQAFIKDSEGNTVGLVAFQKP; encoded by the coding sequence ATGAGACTCGTTCAGGTGGCCGTTCACGCGGATGATCTCGACCGTGCGACAGAGTTCTACACCGTGCTTCTCGATGCGCCGCCGCTCGCGCGCTTCGATCCGGGGCTGGTCTTCTTCGACCTCGACGGCGTTCGGCTGCTGCTGGATCGGAATGCACCGACATCCCTGCTGTACCTCCACGTGGAGAACGTGCACGACACGCTCGACAAGCTCGACGGACTGGCCGATCTCGTCTCGCCGCCCCACGTCATCTTCTCGCACCATGACGAGACGCTCGGGCCGGCAGGTCACGACGAGTGGCAGGCCTTCATCAAGGATTCCGAGGGCAACACGGTGGGTCTGGTCGCCTTCCAGAAACCCTGA